A single window of Acidimicrobiales bacterium DNA harbors:
- the sepH gene encoding septation protein SepH, with product MQQLHLVGFTTDLEGLIFSARKGAKSGGYLVMLDDRLQATIEDALRLRNGDDDAFDDNDDGSAPSARPRRPKPQSTLSPREIQARLRAGSSIAEIAEEAGVDEEWVGRFAAPILAEQAQVVARARRLTFEKPRLGQSALDLGEAVRWNLADRDIRFLDDDFDAAWSAYNLQGTSWVVRFHYASRGKRQTAEWEVDLRENELFARNRIASDLAYIDATRRRRRPPVLEPSARETPASAGTRRDSAPAAPPAPAAKPAPRLPTAAVAGRGSAGKAATTGRGKATASSARGATSTSAGRAAPAKAAARPAAKASRKAAKPTRKAAKATPAKAAAPRRATTAAKAAKAAKSVKAAKVTKATGTRRAAATKRGRATATKAAAKKPAPEHRGTASAASPPLEIAERRSHLARPASPMKSANPVPPRPGEEGFRVIGRQADDGRVRLPAPRPEALAPRPRPPAPAATPTPEPAPERQAPAPAPARPRAEAPAVEQQPRPAASEPAAAEPAAAAAAAASRPPTPEERVARRLAARQNGGDAGRSGRVRRAAPEQPAESHEPVWHGPGSGEPAPAVRIRADMAAATVRPHDHSDDVAAEPPAAAPRRRRERPLRAR from the coding sequence GTGCAACAGCTCCATCTCGTCGGCTTCACCACCGACCTCGAGGGACTCATCTTCAGCGCCCGCAAAGGGGCCAAGTCCGGTGGCTACCTCGTCATGCTCGACGATCGGTTGCAAGCCACCATCGAGGACGCGCTCCGCCTTCGCAACGGCGACGACGATGCGTTCGACGACAACGACGACGGCAGCGCGCCCAGCGCCCGCCCGCGACGACCGAAGCCTCAGAGCACGCTCAGCCCCCGCGAGATCCAGGCTCGCTTGCGGGCGGGCAGCTCGATTGCCGAGATCGCCGAGGAAGCGGGCGTCGACGAGGAGTGGGTCGGACGGTTCGCCGCCCCGATCCTGGCCGAACAGGCCCAGGTGGTCGCCCGCGCTCGACGGCTGACGTTCGAGAAGCCCCGCCTCGGCCAGTCCGCCCTCGACCTGGGCGAGGCCGTGCGGTGGAACCTCGCCGATCGCGACATCCGTTTTCTCGACGACGACTTCGACGCGGCGTGGAGCGCCTACAACCTCCAGGGCACGTCGTGGGTCGTGCGCTTCCACTACGCCTCACGCGGGAAGCGCCAAACGGCTGAGTGGGAGGTCGACCTCCGCGAGAACGAACTGTTCGCGCGGAACCGAATCGCCTCCGACCTGGCCTACATAGACGCCACGCGACGGCGCCGCCGTCCGCCGGTGCTCGAGCCTTCGGCTCGGGAGACACCGGCGTCGGCCGGCACCCGCCGCGACTCGGCTCCCGCTGCTCCGCCGGCCCCGGCCGCCAAGCCCGCACCGCGGCTGCCCACGGCCGCGGTGGCCGGACGCGGCAGTGCAGGCAAGGCGGCCACGACCGGTCGGGGCAAGGCCACGGCTTCGTCCGCTCGCGGCGCTACGTCCACGTCGGCAGGGCGTGCGGCGCCGGCCAAGGCTGCAGCGCGGCCCGCGGCGAAGGCATCGCGCAAGGCGGCCAAGCCAACGCGCAAGGCGGCCAAGGCCACACCGGCCAAAGCCGCCGCACCCCGACGCGCCACGACTGCGGCCAAGGCGGCCAAGGCGGCCAAGTCCGTCAAGGCGGCCAAGGTGACGAAGGCCACCGGCACGCGCCGGGCGGCGGCGACCAAACGCGGGCGGGCGACGGCCACCAAGGCCGCCGCCAAGAAGCCCGCGCCCGAGCACCGAGGGACGGCCTCGGCGGCATCGCCGCCGTTGGAGATCGCCGAGCGTCGCAGCCACCTGGCTCGTCCGGCGTCGCCCATGAAGTCGGCCAACCCCGTTCCGCCCCGTCCGGGCGAGGAGGGCTTCCGGGTGATCGGCCGCCAAGCCGACGACGGGCGGGTGCGACTGCCCGCGCCCCGACCCGAGGCACTGGCGCCACGCCCCCGTCCGCCGGCACCAGCAGCGACGCCAACCCCTGAACCGGCGCCCGAGCGCCAAGCGCCGGCGCCTGCTCCGGCGCGCCCGCGTGCCGAGGCCCCCGCAGTCGAGCAGCAACCGCGACCGGCGGCTTCGGAACCGGCAGCCGCGGAGCCCGCCGCTGCCGCTGCCGCTGCCGCATCGCGTCCGCCGACGCCCGAGGAGCGGGTGGCCCGGCGCCTGGCGGCGCGCCAGAACGGCGGCGATGCAGGCCGCAGCGGCCGAGTTCGTCGTGCTGCTCCCGAACAGCCCGCCGAGTCGCACGAGCCCGTGTGGCACGGTCCCGGTTCGGGCGAGCCCGCGCCGGCGGTGCGCATTCGTGCCGACATGGCCGCGGCCACCGTCCGGCCCCACGACCACTCCGACGACGTGGCCGCCGAGCCGCCCGCCGCAGCTCCCCGCCGGCGGCGGGAGCGCCCGCTGCGCGCACGGTAG
- a CDS encoding DUF885 family protein yields the protein MNPRVRAVCDLLVFEAREYAGWHDTYDGYVQDMSPAGIAAVVSRLGNGPREDDLHDEAHLAAFEDGMRTYFTTVEEHRRNPMHHIANLDLACYDRDYAPQAQRDKAKRKHLAAWPDAVAGSIEALDRVPKDVATALLPAAEGLANGVTDEAALAAHARLVAHLRTFANDGDPDSALGAAHLAAVMGDIEAMPVDLGRLATQADVERDRLKALLVEACERYRPGSGADPRALVDELVKDHPEPEGIYAEARQQIDEATAFTYERDLLPELGGECLVGPAPESRRWAMAMMSWSAPYEPDAPSWYYVTPPDPSWPEDEQEEWLSVFSRTTLPAITVHEVTPGHYAHGRIMRGLTSDVRRSLFSDAFVEGWAHYAEELFVEEGFRADDPRFAIGVCVEALVRVTRLAAALGVHTGTMTIDDAVRRFEEDAFLKGPAARSEAHRASYDPTYGRYTWGKMEIRRLRDEAKAQWGVRYTHRRFHESLLALGAPPLGLIGNALG from the coding sequence ATGAACCCCAGGGTGCGTGCGGTGTGCGACCTGCTCGTCTTCGAGGCCCGGGAGTACGCCGGCTGGCACGACACCTACGACGGTTACGTGCAGGACATGTCGCCCGCCGGCATCGCCGCCGTCGTGAGCCGGCTCGGCAACGGCCCCCGCGAGGACGACCTCCACGACGAAGCCCACCTGGCCGCCTTCGAGGACGGCATGCGCACCTACTTCACCACCGTCGAGGAACACCGGCGCAACCCCATGCACCACATCGCCAACCTCGACCTCGCCTGTTACGACCGCGACTACGCCCCGCAGGCCCAGCGCGACAAGGCCAAGCGCAAGCACCTGGCGGCCTGGCCCGACGCCGTCGCAGGCTCGATCGAGGCGCTCGACCGGGTGCCCAAGGACGTCGCCACCGCCCTGCTCCCCGCCGCCGAGGGGCTGGCCAACGGCGTGACCGACGAGGCCGCCCTCGCCGCCCACGCCCGCTTGGTCGCCCACCTCCGCACATTCGCAAACGACGGCGATCCCGACTCCGCCCTCGGCGCCGCGCACCTGGCCGCCGTCATGGGCGACATCGAGGCCATGCCCGTCGACCTCGGCCGCCTGGCCACCCAGGCCGACGTCGAACGCGACCGCCTCAAGGCCCTCCTCGTCGAGGCCTGCGAGCGCTACCGCCCCGGCTCGGGCGCGGATCCCCGTGCCCTCGTCGACGAACTGGTCAAGGACCACCCCGAGCCCGAGGGCATCTACGCCGAGGCCCGCCAGCAGATCGACGAAGCCACGGCCTTCACCTACGAGCGCGACTTGTTGCCCGAGTTGGGCGGCGAGTGCCTGGTCGGCCCCGCCCCCGAATCGCGCCGTTGGGCCATGGCCATGATGTCGTGGTCGGCCCCCTACGAGCCCGACGCCCCCAGTTGGTACTACGTCACCCCGCCCGACCCGTCGTGGCCGGAGGACGAGCAGGAGGAGTGGCTGTCGGTGTTCAGCCGCACCACCCTGCCCGCCATCACCGTGCACGAGGTGACGCCTGGCCACTACGCCCACGGCCGCATAATGCGCGGCCTCACCAGCGACGTACGCCGCAGCCTCTTCTCCGACGCCTTCGTGGAGGGCTGGGCCCACTACGCCGAGGAGCTCTTCGTGGAGGAAGGCTTCCGGGCCGACGACCCCCGGTTCGCCATCGGCGTGTGCGTCGAGGCCCTCGTGCGCGTGACCCGCCTGGCCGCCGCCCTCGGCGTCCACACCGGCACCATGACCATCGATGACGCCGTGCGCCGCTTCGAAGAAGACGCCTTCCTCAAGGGCCCGGCAGCCCGCAGCGAGGCCCACCGGGCCAGTTACGACCCCACCTACGGCCGCTACACGTGGGGGAAGATGGAGATTCGCCGACTGCGCGACGAGGCCAAGGCCCAATGGGGCGTCCGCTACACCCACCGCCGCTTCCACGAGTCGCTCCTCGCCCTCGGCGCGCCGCCCCTCGGCCTCATCGGCAACGCCCTCGGATAA
- a CDS encoding SRPBCC family protein yields MADQATEHMFMKAPPERCYEVVLDFERYPEWVADIKHVEVLQRDDQDRGTKVAFRAAAMGRSTSYTLAYDYSQAPREISWVLERGDITRRLDGTYVFEATDDGDGDGDGTEVTYHLAVELVVPLPAFIKSRAEGRIIGNALRELKARVESG; encoded by the coding sequence GTGGCCGACCAGGCGACCGAGCACATGTTCATGAAGGCGCCGCCCGAGCGCTGCTACGAGGTCGTGCTCGACTTCGAGCGCTACCCGGAGTGGGTCGCCGACATCAAGCACGTCGAGGTCCTCCAGCGCGACGACCAGGACCGCGGCACCAAGGTCGCCTTCCGGGCCGCGGCCATGGGGCGGAGCACCTCCTACACCCTGGCCTACGACTACTCCCAAGCGCCCCGCGAGATCTCCTGGGTCCTGGAGCGGGGCGACATCACCCGCCGCCTCGACGGCACCTACGTCTTCGAAGCCACCGACGACGGCGACGGCGACGGCGACGGCACCGAGGTCACCTACCACCTGGCTGTCGAACTGGTCGTGCCCCTGCCCGCCTTCATCAAGTCGCGGGCCGAGGGCCGCATCATCGGCAACGCCCTGCGCGAGCTCAAGGCCCGGGTCGAGTCCGGCTAG
- a CDS encoding NYN domain-containing protein translates to MRGALEAAWLVAKAGERSAPPVPAPRPLRPLLGHARLMPAALATIRRVLDDDAAFRSLVAAAVDEDAVGRAGWLFLARPEGWEDELAALTSAASEAAAAAGVDRDERAAVRRLRGAEEALRRAEEALEEVRASAARAADELARERAARRDVEAEAARLAERVRSLEAALASARARVAELEARPAAVVEVVPVVPPAAAEALDRAAAAVRTADAALADAVEVVTSFVPAEAPPAAATAPRPARPARAARAARRKPAPLPPAVFEDSAEAAEHLVRVPGALLLVDGYNASLAYRPDLPIPELRRRLVDAVDELVVRTGVEAHVVFDGADVDDDRPERTGGRRRSARVLFSPPDVEADDVILRLAEAAPVTRVVVVASNDRRVQDGARELGANVISSTQLLAALRREP, encoded by the coding sequence TTGCGGGGCGCGTTGGAGGCGGCCTGGCTGGTGGCCAAGGCGGGGGAGCGGTCGGCGCCGCCTGTGCCTGCGCCCCGGCCGCTGCGGCCCTTGTTGGGCCACGCCCGCCTGATGCCGGCGGCGCTGGCGACCATCCGCCGGGTGCTCGACGACGATGCGGCGTTCCGGTCGCTGGTGGCGGCCGCGGTCGACGAGGACGCCGTGGGGCGGGCCGGGTGGCTGTTCCTGGCTCGGCCCGAAGGCTGGGAGGACGAGTTGGCGGCGTTGACCTCGGCCGCCTCCGAGGCCGCAGCTGCCGCGGGGGTCGACCGCGACGAACGGGCGGCGGTACGCCGTTTGCGCGGCGCCGAAGAAGCGCTGCGGCGGGCCGAGGAGGCGCTCGAAGAGGTCCGGGCGTCGGCGGCCCGAGCGGCCGACGAGCTAGCCCGGGAACGGGCGGCTCGGCGCGACGTCGAGGCAGAGGCGGCGCGGCTGGCCGAGCGGGTGCGTTCGTTGGAGGCGGCGCTGGCGTCGGCACGGGCTCGGGTGGCGGAGCTGGAGGCGCGTCCTGCTGCGGTGGTGGAAGTGGTGCCGGTGGTGCCGCCTGCCGCCGCCGAGGCGCTCGACCGAGCCGCCGCGGCGGTGCGCACGGCCGACGCCGCGCTGGCCGACGCGGTGGAGGTGGTGACGTCGTTCGTGCCTGCCGAGGCGCCGCCGGCCGCAGCGACTGCCCCACGGCCGGCGCGCCCGGCGCGGGCGGCGCGAGCGGCGCGACGCAAGCCTGCGCCGTTGCCCCCGGCCGTGTTCGAGGACTCGGCCGAGGCGGCCGAGCACTTGGTGCGCGTGCCGGGGGCGTTGTTGTTGGTCGACGGCTACAACGCCTCGCTGGCCTACCGGCCCGACCTGCCCATCCCCGAGCTACGGCGCCGGTTGGTGGATGCCGTCGACGAGTTGGTCGTGCGGACCGGCGTGGAGGCGCACGTGGTGTTCGATGGCGCCGATGTCGACGACGACCGGCCGGAGCGCACGGGCGGGCGCCGTCGGTCCGCCCGTGTCCTGTTCTCCCCGCCCGACGTCGAAGCCGACGACGTGATCCTCCGGCTGGCCGAGGCGGCGCCCGTCACGCGGGTCGTCGTCGTGGCGTCCAACGACCGGCGAGTGCAGGACGGCGCCCGGGAGCTAGGGGCGAACGTCATCTCCAGCACACAGCTGCTAGCTGCGTTGCGCCGCGAGCCGTAG
- a CDS encoding DEDD exonuclease domain-containing protein: MQRSFDDLGTPLAEVTFVVVDLETTGGSPANCAITEIGAVKLRGGECLGTLQTLVNPDLPIPPEITYLTGITQAMVLPAPRIDSVLPSFQEFCRDAVIVGHNIRFDLSFLNAALAAASRPKLANRSVDTCALARRLVRDEVPNCKLSTLAQHFRVAHKPTHRALDDALATGEVLHALLERAGSLGVLALDDLLELPTVKGHPMVAKLPLAAALPRKPGVYLFKDAGGRVLYVGKAVDLRRRVRSYFTGDERRKIGSLLRETHAIDHIVTSGELEAGVLEVRLIGELAPRYNRQAKLWRKYAYLKLTLDERFPRLSVVRVPKADDGCLYIGPLASQSAAKLVAEAIETAVPLRRCTGKPTKTPRPAACTPAQLGVSLCPCAGDVADDDYRRAVDTVVRGLTREPSLLLQPLEDRMRALAAAQRYEEAASVRERAAALSRAIARQRRLDALRRAGRVTLAIEGEGTAVLDRGRLLRTSDGGLLFDNEFTGPVPRELVDELMAVASYLDTKAARLRLVESEGELAWPLPRLPRYEPRKPAARIA; the protein is encoded by the coding sequence ATGCAACGGTCGTTCGACGACCTGGGAACGCCGCTGGCGGAGGTCACCTTCGTCGTGGTCGACCTGGAGACCACGGGGGGATCACCGGCCAACTGCGCCATCACCGAGATCGGCGCGGTCAAGCTGCGGGGCGGCGAGTGCCTCGGCACCCTGCAGACCCTGGTGAACCCCGACCTCCCCATCCCGCCCGAGATCACCTACCTGACGGGCATCACCCAGGCCATGGTGCTGCCCGCCCCTCGCATCGACAGCGTGCTGCCGTCGTTCCAGGAGTTCTGCCGCGACGCGGTGATCGTGGGCCACAACATCCGCTTCGACCTCTCGTTCCTCAACGCCGCCTTGGCCGCCGCCTCCCGCCCGAAGCTGGCCAACCGTTCGGTCGACACCTGCGCCCTGGCCCGCCGCCTGGTGCGCGACGAGGTGCCCAACTGCAAGCTGTCCACGCTCGCCCAGCACTTCCGCGTCGCCCACAAGCCGACCCACCGCGCCCTCGACGACGCCCTGGCCACTGGCGAGGTGCTGCACGCCCTGCTGGAGCGGGCGGGGTCCCTCGGCGTGCTCGCCCTCGACGACCTGCTCGAACTGCCGACGGTCAAGGGCCACCCCATGGTGGCCAAGCTGCCGCTCGCTGCGGCGCTGCCGCGCAAGCCCGGCGTCTACCTGTTCAAGGACGCCGGCGGCCGTGTCCTCTATGTGGGCAAGGCCGTCGACCTCCGCCGCCGGGTGCGCAGCTATTTCACCGGCGACGAACGCCGGAAGATCGGGTCGTTGCTGCGCGAGACCCACGCCATCGACCACATCGTCACCTCCGGCGAACTGGAGGCGGGCGTGCTCGAAGTCCGCCTCATCGGCGAGCTCGCCCCCCGCTACAACCGCCAAGCAAAGCTGTGGCGCAAGTACGCCTACCTCAAGCTCACCCTCGACGAGCGCTTCCCCCGCCTGTCCGTCGTGCGGGTGCCCAAGGCCGACGACGGCTGCCTCTACATCGGCCCCCTCGCCTCGCAGTCGGCGGCCAAGCTGGTGGCCGAGGCCATCGAGACGGCCGTGCCCCTCAGGCGCTGCACGGGCAAGCCCACCAAGACGCCGCGGCCCGCCGCCTGCACCCCCGCGCAACTGGGCGTCTCGCTCTGCCCCTGTGCGGGCGACGTGGCCGACGACGACTACCGCAGAGCCGTCGACACCGTGGTGCGCGGCCTCACTCGCGAGCCGTCGCTGCTCCTGCAACCGCTGGAGGACCGCATGCGTGCCCTGGCCGCCGCCCAACGCTACGAAGAAGCCGCCTCGGTGCGCGAACGGGCGGCCGCCCTCTCACGGGCCATCGCCCGGCAGCGCCGCCTCGACGCCCTGCGCCGGGCGGGGCGCGTCACCTTGGCCATCGAGGGCGAAGGCACCGCAGTGCTCGACCGGGGACGCCTGCTGCGCACCTCCGACGGCGGGCTGCTGTTCGACAACGAGTTCACCGGGCCCGTCCCCCGCGAACTGGTCGACGAGCTTATGGCCGTGGCCTCCTACCTCGACACCAAGGCGGCGCGCCTCCGGCTGGTGGAGAGCGAGGGCGAGCTGGCCTGGCCGCTGCCCCGCCTCCCCCGATACGAGCCCCGCAAGCCCGCGGCGCGCATAGCGTGA
- a CDS encoding glycosyltransferase family 4 protein translates to MTHLLVTNDFPPKVGGIQSYLWELWRRLPPERTVVLTTAYPGAAVWDATQPFRVVRSRHRVLLPTPATRRHIEQVAAEVDAKVVVLDPALPLGLVGPQLDRRYAVVLHGAEVTVPGRLPATRQLLRRVVAGAEHVIAAGGYPAAEARHATDDDAMPPTTVVPPGVDTDRFRPLDPDARRQARHSLGVADDEHLVVSMSRLVPRKGMDVLIDAAARLDDRLVVLIAGSGRDRARLERRAAAKRAPVRFLGRVPDDDLPTLLGAADVFAMLCRNRWAGLEQEGFGIVFLEAAACGIPQVAGDSGGAAEAVVDGETGLVVRRPADPGDVAAALHRLLGDDDLRHRMGERARRRAVTEFDYDLLAARLDAALRDLEA, encoded by the coding sequence GTGACCCACCTTCTCGTCACCAACGACTTCCCGCCCAAGGTGGGCGGCATCCAGTCGTACCTGTGGGAACTGTGGCGCCGCCTGCCACCGGAGCGCACCGTCGTGCTCACCACCGCCTACCCGGGCGCAGCCGTTTGGGACGCCACCCAACCGTTCCGCGTGGTGCGCTCCCGGCACCGGGTGCTGCTGCCCACGCCCGCCACCCGCCGCCACATCGAGCAGGTAGCCGCCGAGGTCGACGCCAAGGTCGTCGTGCTCGACCCGGCCTTGCCCCTCGGGCTCGTCGGCCCGCAGCTCGACCGTCGCTACGCCGTCGTGCTCCACGGCGCCGAAGTCACTGTGCCGGGCCGCCTCCCCGCCACCAGACAACTCCTGCGCCGGGTGGTGGCGGGCGCCGAGCACGTCATCGCTGCGGGCGGCTACCCGGCCGCCGAAGCCCGCCACGCCACCGACGACGACGCCATGCCGCCGACCACCGTCGTCCCCCCGGGCGTCGACACCGACCGCTTCCGCCCCCTCGACCCCGACGCACGCCGCCAGGCCCGGCACAGCCTCGGTGTCGCCGACGACGAGCACCTGGTGGTGAGCATGAGCAGGCTCGTCCCCCGCAAGGGCATGGACGTGCTCATCGACGCCGCTGCCCGCCTCGACGACCGCCTCGTCGTCCTCATCGCGGGCAGCGGCCGCGACCGCGCCCGGCTGGAACGCCGCGCCGCCGCCAAACGAGCGCCCGTCCGGTTTCTCGGTCGCGTGCCCGACGACGACCTGCCCACCCTGCTGGGCGCGGCGGACGTGTTCGCCATGCTCTGCCGCAACCGGTGGGCGGGCCTGGAACAAGAGGGCTTCGGCATCGTCTTCTTGGAGGCGGCGGCCTGCGGCATCCCCCAGGTCGCAGGCGACAGCGGTGGTGCCGCCGAGGCCGTGGTCGACGGCGAAACCGGCCTCGTCGTGCGCCGGCCCGCTGACCCCGGCGACGTCGCCGCCGCCCTCCATCGCCTCCTGGGCGACGACGACCTGCGCCACCGCATGGGTGAACGTGCCCGCCGACGGGCCGTCACCGAGTTCGACTACGACCTCCTCGCCGCCCGCCTCGACGCCGCCCTGCGCGACCTGGAAGCGTGA
- the trpD gene encoding anthranilate phosphoribosyltransferase: MNVTLEELGGWPAVLGPLTRGEDLTSVQAAAALSDILEGNATSAQIAAFAVALRMKGETVEEMSGLVRAMLDYAEAVPLGPGVDVVDTCGTGGDRSHSINVSTIASFLVAGAGAKVCKHGNRAASSASGSADVLEALGVVIDLGPEGVAHCVDEVGIGFCLAPRFHPAMRHAVPTRRELGVPTVFNFLGPLANPARPRRQVVGVSDPAMAEKMLGVLEANGAVRALIVHGHDGLDELTVSTTSTVLDLDNGSVRTYVVDPASLGLAVSPVSALRGGDASTNASLARAVLDGDRGPHRDVVLLNAAAGVVVAGLAVDLVEGLGVAERSLDSGAAREALDRLVQVSKEAAGG, encoded by the coding sequence GGCGGCCGCCGCCTTGTCCGACATCTTGGAGGGCAACGCCACCTCGGCCCAGATCGCCGCCTTCGCCGTGGCCCTGCGCATGAAGGGCGAGACGGTGGAGGAGATGTCGGGGCTGGTGCGGGCCATGCTCGACTACGCCGAAGCGGTACCGCTCGGTCCCGGGGTCGACGTGGTCGACACGTGCGGCACCGGCGGCGACCGGTCGCACTCGATCAACGTTTCCACCATTGCCTCCTTCTTGGTGGCCGGCGCCGGGGCCAAGGTGTGCAAGCACGGCAACCGGGCGGCGTCGTCGGCGTCGGGCTCGGCCGACGTGCTCGAAGCGTTGGGTGTGGTCATCGACCTCGGCCCCGAGGGCGTGGCCCACTGCGTCGACGAGGTAGGCATCGGCTTCTGCCTGGCGCCCCGGTTCCACCCCGCCATGCGCCACGCCGTGCCGACGCGGCGAGAACTGGGCGTGCCCACGGTGTTCAACTTCTTGGGCCCGCTGGCCAACCCCGCTCGGCCCCGCCGCCAGGTGGTCGGGGTGAGCGACCCCGCCATGGCCGAGAAGATGCTCGGGGTACTGGAGGCCAACGGGGCGGTGCGGGCGTTGATCGTGCACGGCCACGACGGCCTCGACGAACTGACGGTGTCGACCACCTCGACCGTGCTCGACCTCGACAACGGCTCGGTGCGCACCTACGTGGTCGACCCGGCCTCGTTGGGCTTGGCCGTGTCGCCGGTGTCGGCCCTGCGGGGCGGTGACGCCTCCACCAACGCCTCGTTGGCCCGGGCCGTGCTCGACGGCGACCGCGGCCCGCACCGCGACGTGGTGCTGCTCAACGCGGCGGCGGGCGTGGTGGTCGCCGGGCTGGCCGTCGACCTGGTCGAGGGACTGGGCGTGGCGGAGCGGTCGTTGGATTCGGGTGCCGCCCGCGAGGCGCTCGACCGCCTGGTGCAGGTGTCGAAGGAGGCGGCGGGCGGGTAG
- the queG gene encoding tRNA epoxyqueuosine(34) reductase QueG: MATGRRPSTATLDSDPAALADELCALGRAAGLDAVGIAGAHPFDRARRALEERKAAGLHGGMHFTYGNPVRATDPSRSVPGAQALVVGARAYRRAPAGERPPNAAAVAAYSWRDHYAPLRDALAVVADRLRADGWQAKVLVDDNALVDREAAYRAGIGWFGKNANLLIPGAGSWFVLGSVVTDAPLPADAADAPVADGCGTCTRCMPACPTGALVAPGVLDARRCLAWLLEAPGDFPVEHRAALGGRIYGCDECQEACPPNRAADRHHPPPPAEPDAEPWVDLVDLLDNDDGTLLARFGRWYVPRRDPRYLRRNALVALGNVGDPADPGVRRVVHAARTGDDPMLREHADWAAAHLGL; the protein is encoded by the coding sequence ATGGCCACCGGCCGTCGGCCCTCGACCGCCACCCTCGACTCCGACCCCGCCGCGCTGGCCGACGAGCTGTGCGCGTTAGGGCGCGCCGCGGGCCTCGATGCAGTCGGCATCGCAGGCGCCCACCCGTTCGACCGAGCCCGCCGCGCTCTCGAGGAGCGCAAGGCGGCGGGCCTTCACGGCGGCATGCACTTCACCTACGGCAACCCCGTCCGCGCCACCGACCCGTCGCGCTCCGTGCCCGGCGCCCAGGCGCTGGTGGTCGGCGCCCGGGCCTACCGACGAGCGCCCGCGGGGGAGCGCCCGCCCAACGCGGCAGCAGTGGCGGCGTATTCGTGGCGCGATCACTACGCCCCGCTGCGCGATGCCCTCGCCGTCGTCGCCGACCGCCTCCGCGCCGACGGCTGGCAGGCCAAGGTGCTGGTCGACGACAACGCCCTCGTCGACCGGGAGGCCGCCTACCGGGCGGGCATCGGCTGGTTCGGCAAGAACGCCAACCTGCTGATCCCCGGCGCGGGCTCCTGGTTCGTGCTCGGCTCCGTCGTCACCGATGCACCGCTCCCGGCCGACGCCGCCGACGCGCCGGTGGCCGACGGCTGCGGCACCTGCACCCGCTGCATGCCCGCCTGCCCGACTGGCGCCTTGGTCGCACCCGGCGTGCTCGACGCCCGCCGGTGCCTGGCGTGGTTGTTGGAGGCGCCCGGCGACTTCCCGGTCGAGCACCGGGCCGCCCTCGGCGGCCGTATCTACGGCTGCGACGAATGCCAAGAGGCATGCCCGCCCAACCGGGCCGCCGACCGCCACCATCCCCCGCCGCCCGCCGAGCCCGACGCCGAGCCGTGGGTCGACCTGGTGGACCTGCTCGACAACGACGACGGCACGCTCCTGGCCCGCTTCGGCCGCTGGTACGTGCCCCGCCGCGACCCCCGCTACCTCCGGCGCAATGCCCTCGTGGCGCTGGGCAACGTCGGTGACCCCGCCGACCCCGGCGTCCGTCGTGTGGTCCACGCCGCCCGCACCGGCGACGACCCAATGCTCCGCGAACACGCCGACTGGGCCGCTGCCCACCTCGGCCTGTGA